A genomic stretch from Falco cherrug isolate bFalChe1 chromosome 1, bFalChe1.pri, whole genome shotgun sequence includes:
- the LOC129736591 gene encoding uncharacterized protein LOC129736591: protein MPGVSLERLAQARAAELVELRQELGAFWVVVEGQLEQVLRRVQPLVLALRALEEEHLELRAELARLSHRLDLLVLWLRLQEPPGEDLSTLFLEALDPCTSFEGIEEPGDPVAHPPAFSSMRQQSAPHLSQSNSGVSAGSSAPRQRLAGG from the coding sequence ATGCCAGGGGttagcctggagaggctggCGCAGGCCAGAGCGGCTGAGCTGGTGGAGCTGcggcaggagctgggggctttctgggtggtggtggaggggcagctggagcaggtgcTGCGGCGGGTGCAGCCTCTGGTGCTGGCGCTGCGGGCGCTGGAGGAGGAGCACCTGGAGCTGCGGGCAGAGCTGGCACGCCTGAGCCACCGCCTCGacctgctggtgctgtggctgcGGCTGCAGGAGCCCCCCGGGGAGGACCTCAGCACCCTCTTCCTGGAAGCACTGGACCCTTGCACATCCTTTGAGGGCATTGAGGAGCCTGGTGACCCCGTGGCTCATCCGCCTGCTTTTTCCAGCATGCGCCAGCAATCGGCCCCACACCTCTCCCAGAGCAACAGTGGCGTgagtgcaggcagctctgccccacgGCAGCGCCTGGCAGGGGGGTGA
- the SELENOM gene encoding selenoprotein M codes for MLRALALALLAAALAAGGGPGPPRLRGAELRDLARGKVETCGGURLNRLREVKAFVTQDIPLYHNLEMKHLPGADPELVLLSHRYKELERIPLSDMTREEINQLVQELGFYRKETPDAPVPEEFQFAPARPLPTLPPPQPSAVDSKTSPERDMGEHPDL; via the exons ATGCTGCGGGCTCTGGCGCTCGCGCTgctggcggcggcgctggcggcggggggcggcccgggaCCCCCCCGGCTCCGCGGGGCCGAGCTGCGGGACCTGGCGCGGGGCAAGGTGGAG ACCTGCGGCGGGTGACGGCTGAACCGCCTGCGAGAG GTGAAGGCCTTCGTCACCCAGGACATCCCCCTCTA CCATAACCTGGAGATGAAGCACTTGCCTGGTGCTGACCCCGAGCTTGTGCTCCTCAGTCACCGATACAAGGAACTGGAG AGAATCCCCCTGAGCGACATGACCCGGGAGGAGATCAACCagctggtgcaggagctgggcttcTACCGCAAGGAGACACCTGATGCCCCTGTGCCTGAGGAGTTCCAGTTTGCCCCTGCCAGGCCTCTGCCCACACTGCCACCCCCCCAACCTTCTGCTGTTGACAGCAAGACTTCACCCGAACGTGACATGGGAGAACACCCAGACCTCTAG